GGATTCGTCATTGCGAGCGCCGCGAAGCGGGGAGAAGCAATCCAGAGCGGTGTGTAGCGGCGGTGGATTGCTTCGTCGGTTTCGCCTCCTCGCAATGACGAAGTGATGTTTGCAAAGGGTATAATCGCCAAACAAAAAGGCCCACCCCCAGCCCCTCCCGCAAACGGGAGGGGGGATCACTATCAATGGCGGAAGTGGCGCATGCCGGTGAAGACCATGGCAAGGCCCGCTTCGTCCGCCGCCTTGATAACTTCATCATCGCGCATCGAACCGCCGGGCTGGATGACGCAAGTCGCGCCTGCTTCAACGGCGGCCATCAACCCGTCGGCAAACGGGAAAAAGGCATCTGATGCCACAGCCGAACCGTGTGTACGCGCTTCGGTAAAACCGTGCGTTTCAGCCGCTTCCTTTGCTTTGGCGGCGGCAATGCGCGATGAATCGCGGCGGTTCATCTGGCCTGCGCCGATGCCTGCGGTCACCCCGTCTTTGGCATAGACGATAGCGTTTGATTTCACATGCTTGGCCACGGTCCAAGCGAACAATGCGTCTTCAAGCTCTTGTTCGGTAGGTGCGCGCTTGGTCACCACCTTCAGGTCGGCCTTGTCGACCTTGCCCGAATCGCGGTCCTGCACCAGCAAGCCCCCGGCGATGGGCACGGTCACCAGCCCCTTGCGATCCGCATCGGGCAGGCTGTCCACCAGCAGCAGGCGCAGGTTCTTCTTGCGCTCAAACGCGGCCTTGGCCGCATCGTCCGCGCCCGGCGCCACCACCACTTCGGTGAAGATTTCGCAGATGGCATTTGCGGTCGGGCCATCAAGCGCTACGTTTGTCGCCACGATTCCGCCGAAAGCCGAAACCGAATCGCACTCCAGCGCCGCCTTCCATGCATCGAGCAGGGTATCCCCGCTCGCCACGCCACAGGGGTTGGCGTGCTTGACGATCACCACCGTCGGTTTCCCGACGGTAAATTCGGCAATCAGTTCCAGCGCGGCATTGGCATCGTTGTAATTGTTGTAGGACAGTTCCTTGCCCTGAATCTGCGTCGCCTGCGGCAGTCCGGTCACTGCCGGGTTGCGCGGAACATAGAGCGCCGCATCCTGATGCGGATTTTCACCATAGCGCAGCGTGGTCACGCGCGAAAACGCGCTCGCCAGCACTGGCGGGAAGTGTTCCTGCTGATCGACCGTTGCAAACCACTGCGAAATGGCCGCGTCATAGGCCGCCGTCGCGGCATAGGCCTTGGCCGCCATTGCCTTGCGAAATGCCAGCGTCGTGGCGCCGTCGTTCTGCGCCAGTTCGCCAAGGAAGGCGTCATAATCGGCAGCATCGGTCAGGATCGTCACGAAGCCGTGATTCTTCGCGGCAGAACGCACCATCGATGGCCCGCCGATGTCGATATTTTCGATCACCTCGTCGCGCGCGGCACCCTTGGCCACGGTCGCTTCGAACGGATAGAGGTTGACCACCACCAGATCGATCGCGCCGATGGAATGTTCGGCCATGGCAGCGGCGTGTTCGGGGTTGTCGCGCACTGCCAGCAGCCCCCCATGAATCGTCGGGTGCAGGGTCTTGACGCGCCCATCCATCATTTCAGGAAAGCCGGTGTGTTCGGACACGTCCTTTACCGTCAGCCCCGCATCGCGCAGGGCCTTGGCGGTGCCGCCGGTCGAAAGCAGCTCGACGCCGCGCGCCGCCAGCGCCTTGCCCAGATCGACAAGCCCGGCCTTGTCGGACACTGAAAGCAGCGCCCGCTTGATGGTAACCGTGGTCACGTGTGGTATTCCTATCTCATCTTCTTGAGCAGCCAGGAGAAGCTCTCTCCGCTGCGGGGAACCTTGGCCGAGATCACCAGCTGGCGTGTGCCCACTGGCCGTCCCTGACCGTCTGCCCAAAGGCTTTCCTCGACCGTGATCGCATCGCGGCCCGAACGGAACTGCCACAGGCTGCCGTCGGACAGGGCAAGCGTCACGCCTTTCCCGTCCGAACTGGCGGCCAGCTCGATATGCGGACCCAGATGAAAGCGCAAGGCAACGCCGATGGTGCCGCGCTTGCCCTTGCGCCCCGCAGGCACCAGCAGATCCTCACCGCGCAGTTCGCTGCCATCGTCGCGCAGGATCAGGATGCGGCGATGCACCAGTCCATAGCGCCCGACATAGCCGTTGTGGCTGGCCTCGATCCTGGTCGCACCCCCGCCTGAACCACTGGGTCCTGTGCCGTCAGCCGAAAGGGTCCGCCTGTCCACTTCCACCTCGGACACGCCCGATCCCAAGCGCCCGTTGATCAGCACGGCGGTGGAATTGAAATCGTCGATGGTCAGCGTCGAATGGGCGCCTGTCGCGCGTAACCCCTGTTCCAGCCGCAGCGGAATCAAGCCGCCCGCAAATGCCGCACCGCCGCAATTGACGATCAGCCGGTCGTGCCCATGACTGAATTCGAACGCCAGCGTCGATGCGCAGCCATCGCGGGCATGGCGTGCGACAGGTGGCGGCCCGGCATCGAACTGCAGCACGGCTTTCCCGGCAGTCGCGCGCTGATAGCCCCACTGCCGCGCATCGCGCAAAGGCCGGGTACGCACGCCGGTAATCCCGATCAGCGCGGCAATTCGCTCCGCCTCTATCGCGCCTGCGCCCTGCCAGTTGCCCAAACCGCCATCGCCGTGCAGCAGCGCCAGCAGTGGGGGCACCAGCAGGTTCAGCATCGTGCCGATCTGCGGCAGAGGATCGGCGCGCACCGCTTCGTAGCAGGCGCGCAACAAGACCATCAGCTCGATCGCCTCGATCTGGCAGAGCGGGCTGCGTGAAAGCACCCCGCCATCGTCGCTCACCAATTCGCCCAATGCGCGCACCAGCCCAGCCTCGCCGAACAGCCGCCGCGCCTTGCCATCAGCCATGATCAGCCCGGCGGCGACCAGCGCGCACCATCCGGCCACTTCGGCAAGCTGGTCCTCCGCCTTGCCGACATGGCGGTCAAGCCAGCGGGCGGTATCGTCGATCGTGTGCAGAGCACGGTTGCGCACTGCGCGGTCCTGCCCGGAAAGCACCAGCGGCGCATGAACCATCCAGTTGAGCAGGCGATGCCCGACATTGCCGACATCCCATGCAGGCGTCGGGTCTGGCTTGGGATTGGCAGCCAGCCAGGTCGAGAAAATCCGCTCGGCCACTTGCGTACACTGCTGGCGCTGCCCGCCCGATTCCAGATCGCGCAGCCAGCGGAATCCGTGGACCATGCGTTCGAACGGCGGCGGCAGGCGCGGTCCTGAAAAAGCGGTGTCGGCAATCGGCGATTTGAAGCCGTGGACAAGGAAATGCCCGGCCCGCAACGCCTTGCCCGCAGCGGCATCGCCGGGCAGCGGGTTTGTGACGGTGGCGGTCAGGCGGGTTTTTGCGCGCTTGCGGAACGGATGGATCGCGCTGGCGGGCAGGCCCAGCCGATAGGCAAAGCGCACCAGCCGGTCACCCGCACCCAGCGCTGGCGGCGCAAAATCGGCCAGCGCCAGCGCCCGGCCCGGCTCGATCGCGGCGGGATCGGCCAGCGATGGCGCATCCTCCTCCTGCGGAACATAGCGGTCGTGCGGATCGGCCAGCGGTTCTTCCTTCGTCGGATCGAGCGGCAGTGCGGGCGGAGCGGCGCCCGCCGCCGGGCGGCTTCCGATGGTGGAGAAGCCGCCGTCCCTCATATCAGCCCAGGGCCTTCAATGCAGCGATATTGGTGGCATACTGGCCTGGCCCGCCCCGGAAGGTGGCGGTTCCGGCCACCAGCACATCGGCCCCGGCATCAACGCAGGACCGGATCGTCTTCAGATCCACCCCACCATCCACTTCAAGGTGAATGTCGCGGCCGGTCTTGTCGATCATCTTGCGCACTGCCTCGATCTTGCGCAGCTGGCTGGAAATGAAGCTCTGCCCCCCAAAACCGGGGTTCACGCTCATCACCAGCACCAGATCCACGTCGTCGATCAGGTAATCCAGCATCTTCGCAGGCGTTCCGGGGTTGAGCGAAACCCCCGCCTTCTTGCCCAGCCCCTTGATCGCCTGCACCGTGCGATGAATGTGCGGACCGGCTTCGGGATGGACCGTGATGATGTCTGCCCCGGCATCGGCAAAGGCCTGAAGATAGCCGTCCACCGGCGAGATCATCAGATGCACGTCAAACGGCTTGGCCGTGTGCGGGCGAAGCGCCTTCACCACCATCGGGCCGATTGTAATATTGGGGACGAAATGGCCGTCCATCACGTCCACATGGATCCAGTCGGCCCCGGCTTCGTCAATCGCGCGCACTTCCTCGCCCAGCCGGGCGAAGTCTGCGGAAAGAATCGAAGGGGAAATCAGTGGTATCATCGGGCGGCGTCTTCCTGCGACGTGCGGCGTTCCTGCGGCGGTGGCAGGGGACACATGCACAACACCGACGCAACGCCTGGCGCCTGCAAATGGCCACCCCACGCCTTAAGCGGTTACCTTTGGCGAATCGGGCGGGCAAGCGTTTTGAACAGTCTTATCCACACGGAATGTCCCGCATCGGAGCCGATTCGCGGCAAGCGGAAGCGGTGTTTTGTCGATGAACGGTTCATCGCATGAAAATTCAGCGGGCATTCACGGCACGAATCGTACTTAACGGCGGCGAAATCTGCCGGTATGTCGCTGGCGGGGACAAGGATGTCACAAAGCCAGCGGTCGCAATTTCATGCGGTCAGGGTGCGATGTGCCGCACAGAAACATCGAAACTGGGGTTAATTGACCATGATTACGCCGAGACGTCTTCACGCCACGGCCCTTGCCTTTGCTGCAACCGTCGCCACCATGACCGGCGCGGGAACGGCTTTCGCGGCACCTGCCAGCGCAACCAGCGGCAGGCCGAACTGTGCCGGGCCGGCAAGCGACACCTGGGTCAACGTGACCATCGATGGCGTGCGGAACGGCAACGGGTTGATGGCGGTAACGCTTTATGCCGACGAATCGCGCAAGTTCCTCGTCAAGAAAGGCTCGATGTACGTCGGCCGTGTCGATGCCACGGCGCCCGAAACGAAGATGTGCCTGTTCGTGCCCAAGCCCGGCGTCTATGTACTGGCGGTCTATCACGATGAGGATTCAAGCCGCAATCTCAAGCGTGGCGGCGTACTCGGCCTGCCTGAGGAAGGTTTCGGCTTTTCCAACAATCCGCCTACCGTCGCGAGCATTCCCTCGTTCCGGTCGGTGCGGCTGAACATCGCCAAGTCGGGCCTGTCGACCCGCATCCATCTCAAGTATCCGTGATTCGAATGGGGAGTCGGAAGGCTCCCCGCTTGTTTTGGGCTTTTCTGGCCTCTTCGCGCCTCAGCCCTCGTCCGCAGTCGCCTGAACTGCGGCGAATGTGGGCGCCAGATACCACGGCGCCAGTTCCTCGGCCAATTCGTGCGCGCGCGGATCGTCCACGTCCATCCACCAGGCATCGTCGATGTCCATCGTGCCCGCGCGACCTGCATCGGCCAGCCGCTGCATTCCGTCCGAAAGGCTGCCCGACTTGCCGGCAGCAATGGCTTCGCGGATGGCGATGGCCAGTTCGGGTGTTGCCAGAAACGCCCCGCAATCCACCGCATCATAAGGTGCGATGGTCTTGCCGATGGCGGTGATCCGTCCTTCGTCGTCCATCTTCACCCACGTTGCATCGTCGGGATCGACCAGCGGGTTGTCGACACGGCGGTCGATCGCCAGGGTCACGCCACGATCCGGGCGGTCTTCGGCGAGCAGGCGCGCGAGAATATCGGCTTCGAACATGTGGTCGGCCATCATCAGCAGGTAATTGCCATCGCATCGCGTCGCCCCCGCCATGACCGAAAAGCCGTTGGGCGTGGACCAGTCGGAAAGCCGTACCGGTACGATCTCGATCCCGGCGCGCAGGGAAAGGTCGGCGAGGAACGCCTCGACCAGATCGGCCTTGTGCCCGGTCACCACCACCACACGGGTAACGCCTGCGAGCATCGCCTGACGGACGCCAATCTCGATCAGCGGCACACCGGCCACAGGTGTCAGCGGCTTTGAGGGCGAAAGGTCGGCAAGGCGGCTGCCGTAACCGGCGGCAATGATCAGCGCGTCCATCGGGATTCTCTGTAATTATCGGGATTTTAAACATGAAAAGGCCGACCAGACGTCCGCCCGGTCGGCCATTTTCATTGCACGAGGCAAGTCGCTTATTCGGCGGCCAGCTTTTCGACCGAGGCATATTCCTCGACCATCTGGGCTGCGACATCGTCGTTGAACTGCTGCGGCGGATGCTTGCAGAAGTAGGCCGACGGGCCGATCAGCGCACCACCTTCACCACGATCGAGCGCAACCTTGCAGCAACGTATCGCGTCCATCACGCAAGCCGCCGAGTTCGGGCTGTCTTCGACCGAAAGGCGAAGTTCGAGGTTCATGGGCACATTGCCCCACTGCTGGCCTTCCATGCGGATGAAGCACAGCTTGTTGTCCTTCTGCCATGGAACATAGTCCGAAGGACCAACGTGGATGTTTTCATCGGCCAGACGCGTGGCAAGCATGGCTTGCACCGCTTCGGTCTTCGATTCCTTCTTGCTGCCCAGACGCTGGCGGTCGAGCATGTTCATGAAATCGGTGTTGCCGCCGGTGTTCAGCTGATACGTGCGTTCCACATTCACGCCGCGCGCTGCAAACAGGCTGGAAAGAACGCGGTGGACGATCGTGGCGCCAACCTGCGCCTTGATGTCGTCACCCACGATCGGGATACGCTTTTCGCGGAACTTCGATTCCCATTCGGGGGTCGAAGCGATGAACACGGGCATGCAGTTGACCACGGCAACGCCGGCTTCAAGAGCACATTCCATGTAGAATTCGGTTGCCTTCTGCGAACCGACCGGCAGGAAGTTGAGCAGCACTTCGGCGCCCGATTCCTTCAGTGCAGCAACGATGCTGGCCTGTGTCGCTTCGGGTTCGTCAGCAACGATGAAGCCCTTTTCACCAACGCCGGTCATGTGCGGGGCAACGCCGTCCGACACATAGCCCATGATCACCTTGGCGCCGGTTGGCGGCACGGTGGCCTGGAAAACAGTGGTGTTGTTCGGGCCAGCGAAGATCGCTTCCGAAATATCCTTGCCGACCTTGCGTGCATCGACATCGACGCCCAGCACGAAATCGACATCGCCCGCGCCATAGCCACCGATCCGGTCATGGATCAGGCCCTGCGAAGAATTGTTGTTGCGATAGTAGGCAACCCCCTGCACCAGCGAGCTAGCGCAGTTGCCTACGCCGATCACGGCGACCTTGATTGGCTTCATGAATTCAGATCCCTTCACACAGGCGCCCAGGGCGGCTGTAACGATAACGCCTCATTTATAAATCGCGCGCCAAAAGCAAGAAGAATCCCCGCCGTCAAGCTTGCTTAGGCACGAGAGCGAAAATGACTGCCACCAGCCACCCCGCCGCAGCGATCGCGAAAAGGGCCAGGACAAGCGTCGCAAACCCGAACGCAATCAACAGAGCAAACACCAGCGCAAAAAAATCGCGACTGGTCATGAAAGTCAGCCATTGCATGATCTGCGATGGCTTTTCGTCAACAACGCCAACCCGAACCGCCGCGGTTTCCGCTGGCCGATTCCCGCTTGCACCCCCGGAACGCCTGTCAGCGCCCTTGGAACGATAGTGCTCCTTGACAAGATCGAAGCTGAACGGGGCATTACTGCGCGCCGCCGCCCGTCCGATCAGGAAAAGCCCCATAGCGAGCAAAACAAGCCCCGTATAGCCAAGGCTTGCGCCCAGCAGTTCACCCCGCATCTGGAGGTTCAGCGCCACGCCCAGCAGAAACGCCAGATTCGTTGCGGCATCGATCAGGCTGTCCATCCGCGCGCCTTCGGGCGATGTGCGCCAGGTTGCGCGGGAAACCTCGCCGTCCACGCCATCGAAGATCGATGCGGCCTGGAACAGCAGCGCGCCCGCCACCAGCCCCCAGGCGCCGCCCACCAACAGGCAGGCGAACATGGCAATCGCGATCAGCGCGGTGCCGATCGTTGCATGGACGGGCCGGAATCCCGGAATGCGCAAGGCCACGCTGGACATTGCCTGCGATACCGGACGGTTGATATGGCGCGATACGATGCCGTCGGTGGGCTTGGCGGTAGACCGCAGGATCGCGCGCCCGGCTGCGCGCAGCCGCTCCGCCGCGCCCTGTCCCGCCGCAATCGCGCGCGCCACAGCCTCGTCAACGCCATGGCCTGCTGCGATCTCCACCCCATCGACGGGTTCGTTGCGCCCCGCCACGGCATCGGTGATCGCCTGTGCCGGAGGCAGGGCATCGCCCCGGATCACGGCCGTGCTGGCCACAGGGTTCGCAGGTTGCCGTTCGAATGCAACCGGTGTGAATGATACCGGCATGGTCCCACCAAGGCGTTCTGCCTCGGCGCGGGTCGTCGCGCTGGGCTGCCAGCCTGCTCCTCCAAGCACTTCGCAGGCGGCAATCCCGGCCAGCCGCGCTTCACGCACGACGCGCGCTGCGGCAGGAATGCCTGCCACAAGCAGGTCCGCGTCCCGCCCGGTTGCAAACACGATAAGAGCAGAAGTGGAAATGGCCGGTCTATCCTGTCATGGCGCGTTTGATGGGGTGCGTTGCCCCCGCTCCCGCACACCTATCCGGTGCAAAGTCTGCGCCGACCCTGTTTACCGGGGCGGCAGATTTATATAGCCGTGAATCCCGGTCGCCAAGCCATGACGACACAAGAGGAGTGCACAAAATGACGAGGTTCGCTGACGCCAGGGACGCCAAGCGCCCCAAGCGCCCGCGTGAAATGCAGGATTCCCTGAATTTCTACCTCTATCACCCTCTGGCGTGGCGGCTGGCAAAGCTGCTTTCGCATACGCCACTGACCCCGAACATGGTTTCGGTTATCGGGGGGTCGCTGGTGGTGATGGCGGGCGTGGTCTATTTCAACATGGATTCAACCGGCGGCACCTGGGCGCTCGGCTGGCCGTGGGGCGCGCTGCTGGGCATGGTCCTGCACATGAGCTGGCACGTGGTCGATGGCGCCGATGGCGATCTTGCGCGGTTGACCGGAAAATCCAGCCCGATCGGCGAAATGGTCGATGGCGTGTGCGATTATGTCAGCCACATCGTCGTCTACGTCCTGCTGGCGTTCGTGCTCACCCGCCAGATCGGCGCAGGCCCGGCCTGGGCGTGGACACTGGCGGCGGGGGCATCCCATATCGTCCAGTCCAACCACGTCGAAGTGCAGCGCCGCTTCTATCAGTACTGGACCTATGGCGTTCCGTGGCTCAACAATTCACGCGGGAATGGCGCGGGCATTCTCGGCTCAGGCAGCGTGTTCGCCCGCCTGTTCGAACCTGTCGCGCAAGGCTATCTTTATCTCGCCGCCGGGATGACGCCCCACGCGCGCACCATCGACAACGCGGTTGGCGAAGCCATGGCCAAACAGGACTCTGCGCGTCTCGACGTTATCCGGGGCGAAGTCGCACGAGAGCAGAAGCCGCTGCTCAGCTTCCTCAAGCTGCTCGGTCCCAATCCGCGCGCCATCGTGCTCGGCCTTGCGATGATCGCGGGCAGCCCGGTATGGTACTTCTTCTATCAGGCGGTTGTGCTCAACGCGCTGCTGGCGATTTCGGTGATCCTGCACAACCGTGCCGCAACGCTGACGGCCAGCCGCATCGCGGGCGCCAAAAAGGCCGCCTCTGCCGCGTTCAGCTGATCCGGTAGCGCGCCAGCGAAAGCACACCGGGCCGGGCCTTGCGCCAACCCCACACGAACAGCGCATAGATTGCCAGGGCAATCAGCGGTGGCGTTGCCTTGACCAGCCCCGGAGGCGCCCCCTGCAGCAGGCTCATCCGCATGATCCAGCCGCCATAGGCGCTAAAGATGACCGCCGCTCCCGCCGCGAGCGCCGGCACGGCTGCATGCAGCAGGTGGCGACGTACGCCAAGGCCTGCCAGCCAGTGCCGCCGCAACAGCGCCGCAACGATGGCCGCCAGCAACATTGCCATCGAAGCGCCCAGAATGCCGTATTTTGGCGTCAGCAGAGGAATGCCCGCCGCCGCAATCGCGATCAGGATCAGGTTTACCTTCAGCGCCAGTGCGGGACGGCGATAATACAGGATCAGTTCCGAAACCCCGAATGCGCCATTGATCGTCTCTGCCAGAACCATTGCCAGCAAGGCGCTGTAGCCGGTGGCATAATGCGTACCGAACAGATCCAGCAGCGCATCGCCCGCCGCCGCCATCAGCAGTACCAGCCCCAGCTGGATCGTCAGGATGACGCGCGTCGCCGCAGCGGTCGCCTCGCCTGTCGTCACATCGCCATCGGCCTTCATCGTGCGCGCGGTCAACGGGGTTAGGATGCCGTCAAAGGCCTGTCGTACCTGCAGGATCGGCGTACGCAACTGGCGCAAAACACCATAGACGCCGGCCGGGGCATCACCCAGCAGGAAGCCCACGAGATAGAGATCGATCCGCTGGGCAAGACTGGTCAGCAGATCGCTGCCCGAAGCCGGGACCAGCGAACGGGCGCGCTGCATCAAGGCGCGTGGGTGCGGTCGCCAGTGCCGCAAATGCAGCGGACCCAGGCAATGGCGCGCACTCCACACCGAAAACACCGCGAGCGCGATTGACCCTGCCCAATAGCCCAGCAACATGCCGGTCTCGTTCATACCGAGATACCACGCCCCCAGCGCCACGCCGGTCAGCATGTAAGGCTCGATCAGGCCGCGCGCGATCACCTCATAGCGCATCTTGTGCGTCCAGCGCGTCGCCGCCAGCGCGATGTCGCCCGTGATCTGGCCCAGAACGGCAGGCGCCAGCAGCGCAAAGGCCAGTCGCAACTGGTCTGAAACCACCGTGGCGGGCAGCAATTGCGTACCAAGGATCAGCAGCAGCGAAACTGCCACGCCTGCCACTATCGCCAGCAGCAGGGCATCCAGCAGGACATGCGTGGCGGGGCGCGGCCCTTCGCCGTGCGGCTCCTCTTCCAGTCCCCGACCTTCTTCCGGCCCCCGACCTTCTTCCAGCCAGGGAAAGATCATTCGCTTCAGGCCAAGGCTGGCCACCGGCACGGCCAGTTCCACCATGGCGCTGGCCATCGCGAACACGCCGTAATTCGTCGCGCCATAGAGTCGCGCGCCGACATAAAGGAACGACGCCTTGGCC
This genomic interval from Novosphingobium sp. CECT 9465 contains the following:
- a CDS encoding NTP transferase domain-containing protein; protein product: MDALIIAAGYGSRLADLSPSKPLTPVAGVPLIEIGVRQAMLAGVTRVVVVTGHKADLVEAFLADLSLRAGIEIVPVRLSDWSTPNGFSVMAGATRCDGNYLLMMADHMFEADILARLLAEDRPDRGVTLAIDRRVDNPLVDPDDATWVKMDDEGRITAIGKTIAPYDAVDCGAFLATPELAIAIREAIAAGKSGSLSDGMQRLADAGRAGTMDIDDAWWMDVDDPRAHELAEELAPWYLAPTFAAVQATADEG
- a CDS encoding CDP-alcohol phosphatidyltransferase family protein, which produces MTRFADARDAKRPKRPREMQDSLNFYLYHPLAWRLAKLLSHTPLTPNMVSVIGGSLVVMAGVVYFNMDSTGGTWALGWPWGALLGMVLHMSWHVVDGADGDLARLTGKSSPIGEMVDGVCDYVSHIVVYVLLAFVLTRQIGAGPAWAWTLAAGASHIVQSNHVEVQRRFYQYWTYGVPWLNNSRGNGAGILGSGSVFARLFEPVAQGYLYLAAGMTPHARTIDNAVGEAMAKQDSARLDVIRGEVAREQKPLLSFLKLLGPNPRAIVLGLAMIAGSPVWYFFYQAVVLNALLAISVILHNRAATLTASRIAGAKKAASAAFS
- a CDS encoding inositol-3-phosphate synthase, with amino-acid sequence MKPIKVAVIGVGNCASSLVQGVAYYRNNNSSQGLIHDRIGGYGAGDVDFVLGVDVDARKVGKDISEAIFAGPNNTTVFQATVPPTGAKVIMGYVSDGVAPHMTGVGEKGFIVADEPEATQASIVAALKESGAEVLLNFLPVGSQKATEFYMECALEAGVAVVNCMPVFIASTPEWESKFREKRIPIVGDDIKAQVGATIVHRVLSSLFAARGVNVERTYQLNTGGNTDFMNMLDRQRLGSKKESKTEAVQAMLATRLADENIHVGPSDYVPWQKDNKLCFIRMEGQQWGNVPMNLELRLSVEDSPNSAACVMDAIRCCKVALDRGEGGALIGPSAYFCKHPPQQFNDDVAAQMVEEYASVEKLAAE
- a CDS encoding CDP-alcohol phosphatidyltransferase family protein; translated protein: MFATGRDADLLVAGIPAAARVVREARLAGIAACEVLGGAGWQPSATTRAEAERLGGTMPVSFTPVAFERQPANPVASTAVIRGDALPPAQAITDAVAGRNEPVDGVEIAAGHGVDEAVARAIAAGQGAAERLRAAGRAILRSTAKPTDGIVSRHINRPVSQAMSSVALRIPGFRPVHATIGTALIAIAMFACLLVGGAWGLVAGALLFQAASIFDGVDGEVSRATWRTSPEGARMDSLIDAATNLAFLLGVALNLQMRGELLGASLGYTGLVLLAMGLFLIGRAAARSNAPFSFDLVKEHYRSKGADRRSGGASGNRPAETAAVRVGVVDEKPSQIMQWLTFMTSRDFFALVFALLIAFGFATLVLALFAIAAAGWLVAVIFALVPKQA
- a CDS encoding heparinase II/III family protein, coding for MRDGGFSTIGSRPAAGAAPPALPLDPTKEEPLADPHDRYVPQEEDAPSLADPAAIEPGRALALADFAPPALGAGDRLVRFAYRLGLPASAIHPFRKRAKTRLTATVTNPLPGDAAAGKALRAGHFLVHGFKSPIADTAFSGPRLPPPFERMVHGFRWLRDLESGGQRQQCTQVAERIFSTWLAANPKPDPTPAWDVGNVGHRLLNWMVHAPLVLSGQDRAVRNRALHTIDDTARWLDRHVGKAEDQLAEVAGWCALVAAGLIMADGKARRLFGEAGLVRALGELVSDDGGVLSRSPLCQIEAIELMVLLRACYEAVRADPLPQIGTMLNLLVPPLLALLHGDGGLGNWQGAGAIEAERIAALIGITGVRTRPLRDARQWGYQRATAGKAVLQFDAGPPPVARHARDGCASTLAFEFSHGHDRLIVNCGGAAFAGGLIPLRLEQGLRATGAHSTLTIDDFNSTAVLINGRLGSGVSEVEVDRRTLSADGTGPSGSGGGATRIEASHNGYVGRYGLVHRRILILRDDGSELRGEDLLVPAGRKGKRGTIGVALRFHLGPHIELAASSDGKGVTLALSDGSLWQFRSGRDAITVEESLWADGQGRPVGTRQLVISAKVPRSGESFSWLLKKMR
- the rpe gene encoding ribulose-phosphate 3-epimerase: MIPLISPSILSADFARLGEEVRAIDEAGADWIHVDVMDGHFVPNITIGPMVVKALRPHTAKPFDVHLMISPVDGYLQAFADAGADIITVHPEAGPHIHRTVQAIKGLGKKAGVSLNPGTPAKMLDYLIDDVDLVLVMSVNPGFGGQSFISSQLRKIEAVRKMIDKTGRDIHLEVDGGVDLKTIRSCVDAGADVLVAGTATFRGGPGQYATNIAALKALG
- a CDS encoding lipopolysaccharide biosynthesis protein, giving the protein MPAASNSQKIIARGVSSNAFSFVIRFAAKASFLYVGARLYGATNYGVFAMASAMVELAVPVASLGLKRMIFPWLEEGRGPEEGRGLEEEPHGEGPRPATHVLLDALLLAIVAGVAVSLLLILGTQLLPATVVSDQLRLAFALLAPAVLGQITGDIALAATRWTHKMRYEVIARGLIEPYMLTGVALGAWYLGMNETGMLLGYWAGSIALAVFSVWSARHCLGPLHLRHWRPHPRALMQRARSLVPASGSDLLTSLAQRIDLYLVGFLLGDAPAGVYGVLRQLRTPILQVRQAFDGILTPLTARTMKADGDVTTGEATAAATRVILTIQLGLVLLMAAAGDALLDLFGTHYATGYSALLAMVLAETINGAFGVSELILYYRRPALALKVNLILIAIAAAGIPLLTPKYGILGASMAMLLAAIVAALLRRHWLAGLGVRRHLLHAAVPALAAGAAVIFSAYGGWIMRMSLLQGAPPGLVKATPPLIALAIYALFVWGWRKARPGVLSLARYRIS
- a CDS encoding DUF2141 domain-containing protein; its protein translation is MITPRRLHATALAFAATVATMTGAGTAFAAPASATSGRPNCAGPASDTWVNVTIDGVRNGNGLMAVTLYADESRKFLVKKGSMYVGRVDATAPETKMCLFVPKPGVYVLAVYHDEDSSRNLKRGGVLGLPEEGFGFSNNPPTVASIPSFRSVRLNIAKSGLSTRIHLKYP
- the purH gene encoding bifunctional phosphoribosylaminoimidazolecarboxamide formyltransferase/IMP cyclohydrolase, translating into MTTVTIKRALLSVSDKAGLVDLGKALAARGVELLSTGGTAKALRDAGLTVKDVSEHTGFPEMMDGRVKTLHPTIHGGLLAVRDNPEHAAAMAEHSIGAIDLVVVNLYPFEATVAKGAARDEVIENIDIGGPSMVRSAAKNHGFVTILTDAADYDAFLGELAQNDGATTLAFRKAMAAKAYAATAAYDAAISQWFATVDQQEHFPPVLASAFSRVTTLRYGENPHQDAALYVPRNPAVTGLPQATQIQGKELSYNNYNDANAALELIAEFTVGKPTVVIVKHANPCGVASGDTLLDAWKAALECDSVSAFGGIVATNVALDGPTANAICEIFTEVVVAPGADDAAKAAFERKKNLRLLLVDSLPDADRKGLVTVPIAGGLLVQDRDSGKVDKADLKVVTKRAPTEQELEDALFAWTVAKHVKSNAIVYAKDGVTAGIGAGQMNRRDSSRIAAAKAKEAAETHGFTEARTHGSAVASDAFFPFADGLMAAVEAGATCVIQPGGSMRDDEVIKAADEAGLAMVFTGMRHFRH